Part of the Struthio camelus isolate bStrCam1 chromosome 30, bStrCam1.hap1, whole genome shotgun sequence genome, GTTCAGCTCCCGGTTCTCGGCTTGGACGGTGCCGGACGTCGCCGGCTCCTCGGCGCTCGGTGCGGCGGCCGCTGGCGTCTCTTGGACCGTGGGCTCCTCCTCGCTGGAGGACGCGGGCGAGGAGTCTCCATCATCTTCTCCCAACTCGCGGGGTGGACGTGTCGGCTCGGTCCCGCCGGGAGCCTGCTGCTCGGCTTCGGCCAGCCTTGCCCCCAACATCAGCTCCTGGTTGAACTCCAGGGCTTGCTCTACTATTTCCAGAATATCCGAGTCTTTCATGACGTGCGCCGGCGTTTTTGCAGCGAGATCAAGCCCGTCTGCGTTGTCTTGGTTCGTCCCTGTGAAACCGTCCTGCCCAGGGTGGCTGCGCCCTTGGTCATCGGCCTCCTGCgaggagcctggaggaggtgggtCGGCATCCGAGGTCTGCTCCTCCTCGGCCGGGGGAAGGCTCTCGCCGTCCGCCGTTTCTTCTTCTGGAGCCGGCGATGGCTGCTTGCCCGGCGCGCTCTCCTCCGGGGCGGCCTCCCGGGGCGGGCTGAGCTCGGCCGTGCCGgactcgtcctcctgctccgggAAGGGCTCCTCCGTCCCCGGCTGCCCGGGGGAATCACGGCTCAGAAACTCAGCGCCTCTGCTGGCCTCGCTCTCCGGTTCGGCGGCGGCGAATCCCTCCGAACGCCCTCGTCCCTCGCGGGCGCCGGAGTCCGCGTCGGGGCTCTCTGCGCCCTGCTCTGGCCCGTCGGCGATTCCTGCGGAGCGCCCCTCgcccggggccgagccgagcTCTGCCGCCGGCATGGCTTCCTCTAGCTCGGCAGTGAAATCCCCAGCTTTTGGCATCTCACGTTCTTCTGTGGGCGTTTTTATGCCTTCGTCTGCTTGGCCAGCAAGTGCTTCGAAGTGCCCTTCGTCCTCTGGCGCTGGAGATGTTTCTCTGGGAGCTTTTAGATCATCTTTGTTGGCTTCAGTTGCTTCGACTTTGATTTCTTCGAAGTCCTCTGAGATCTCGGCGTCTTCTGAGCTGGGTGCCTCTTGGTTGGGAGCAGAAACCATGAAATAACCTTCCTCTTCCTCGGCACACTCTGCCGCAGGGGCTGACtccatccctgcctcctcctcctcttcgtgGCTTTCTTTTAAGGGAGTTATTGGCCTGTGGCTCCCCTCCAGCTCTCCTTCATCCTCCAGAGCAATTTCGGATGCCGGAGCTGGCTCTGCAGCGTCTTCGCCAGCCCGAGGCGTTGGGCTGCGTGCGATCGCAGCCAGCATCTGCCCTTCGTAGAGGTGCAAAGGCGTGTTATCCGGCAGGGTGTCTTCCAGCTGGATGCTCTTGCTTGTCCCCGGCTCCTGGCCCAGCTCTTCTGTTCTCTGAGCATCCTCCTCCTGGCGCTCATCGCTTTCTGCGTAGTCACCTGGAGCCTGGTGAAAGGCCGCCGAGCCCGTGCTGGCCTTCTCCGGCTCCTCAGGCTCTGAAGGGAGCTCGTCCTCTGCGTCCTCAGCCCTTGCCTGCGCCTCCCACGACGCCTCCGGAGCTGCGGCCGGCTCCTCGCTGCCTCCTGGCCCCGGAGCGTCCCCGGGTGCCTGGGCAAGCTGGTCCTGGTGGCCCTCCTGGGCTTCCCTCACCAGTCCCAGGGCAGGCTCGGCCTCCTGCTCCGTTTCGCTTTGTGGTGTTGGCTCCTGCTGGCTCCTCAAGCTACTCCCGGTGTCGTCTTCGTCgtcttttcctgctgcttctatttcagCCGGCAAAATGCCCTCTGTCTCCTCGCTTTCTGGTACCCCTGTGCTTGTGAGGATGTCATCCACCCAGGCTGGCTCTTGGGGTGTGACGTTGGCATCTTCTGTCCCTGGAGATCCCTCTGTGTCCTCCTCCCCTTTCATTTCCCAGTCCTCTGGATGGTCCTTTCGGAAGTTGTCATCGTCTCCGCTGCCCAGGACTTCCTCCCTCGGCAGGGTCTCCAGCTCTTCTTGCTCCAGCGTGTCATCTTCAAAGCCGTTTTCCTGCAGGACCCCAGACTGCTCCAAGGTAACTTCCTCCTGCCTCAGGTCTTCAGGCCCCAACATCTTCCCTTCAGCCTTGAGGTCCTCTCCTTCcaaagcctcctctcctggctctcCCATTTCTCCCTCGCCATCTCTTGCTCTGTCTGCGATCTCCTCTCCCGTGGTGTCTTCTTCAGCCCGTGATAAAGCTTCTGCTGAGATGCTCTCTTTGGTGCTTGAGAGCTCATGTTCTGGGCacatctcctccctcctttcttcctctacagCAGGATCTGTCTCGCACAGAGGCATTTCCTGGTGCCCCAAACTTTCCTGCTCTCTCTCAACAAGATCCTCTTCTAGGTGGCCTTCCCCAGGCAAAACGGGGTGACTTTCCATGGGGCAAGCATGCGTGGCTTGGATTTCCTTCTGTAGGGACTCTTCTTCTCGcacttcctttgctgcttctgagaAATCGCGCTCTTCGTCCTCCCTGGAAGGGCTCCAGAGTCCCCGTCTCTCCTCATCCTCTGAGAGGTGCAACGCCTCCGTGCTCACGGCCTCCACGTCgtcttctccttgctctggctcCTCCAGGCCTCCCCCGGCAGTAGCTGCCTGGCTGGGGTGatctgtgctgccttcccagcgcTCGGCATCGGGCTCAGATGAAGCGAGCATGTCTTCGCCCAGCGGGCTGCCTGCGGCGTCGCGCACGAATTCCGGCTCCCCGCTTTCCTCTGGGCTCAGCAGCGTCTGcatctcttcctctttgctcccttcctcctcccaagaTCTCATCGCCTCCTGGGTTTCTGTCTCACTCTGTGCAGCAACGAGAAAATCAGGTGCGCTTTCTTCCTCCTGCTCGCTGGACGGTCCTAGCTCCAGGTGGGACGTTGCTCCATCCTGCTGAGCGGTGCGCTCCATGTCTGGTTCCTCGTGCATGTCTCCTCCAGCCCTCTCTTCTAGGAGGGCTTCAAAATTGGCATCCTCAGTGCCATCGACCTCCTCCATGGGGTGATCGGCTGCCGTCTGGCCGGGGAGCTCGGGCGTGCTCCCTACCCTGTAGCCCTCTGTAGCCCTCTCGGCCCTGAGCATGGGCTCTTCTTTGGGCTGAGCATCGTCTCTCACCTCCTTGAGAGCATCTTCCAACGCTTCAGTGACCAGCTGGTCGGGGTACAGCAACTGTGGGGCAGGTGACTTCCCAGGTGGCTCCTCGCTGAGGTCTTGGGTCTTCTCATCCTTGGCTTCCTCATGAGGGTGCTTGTTCTCGCTCGGCTCcggtgccgtgaggctcagggGCTCAGGCCGCTCTGGGGAGTGGGGACGGGCCGTTGCctccgcgccggcggccgggagAGCTCCGCTGGGCGGCACCGGGCTCGGCGCGGAgcggccggcagcgccgaggtccctggcggcgccggcagcCTTCAGCGCCGGGGACTGGAGGACCGAGTTGATTTTCTGGAACTCCCTGGTGACGGGGCTCTTGCTTTTGGGGGTCAGGGCCTTGAGGGCTTCGCTTTGGGTTTTTGCTAGCTGCATCTTcgcctctgccttggggaagACGGAGGGACTCGTCCGGTGATCCCAGGAGAGCAGCCGCCTGCTCTCAGGCGTCGCGGGCTGGAGCTTGCTGGCGCTCGCCTCCAGCTTGACGTCTGCAGAGAGCCACGGGAAGAGCCGGGCTCAGGCTGCGCTCTGCCCTCCCGGCTGGAGAGGGGAAGAGCCCAGCACGGCGGGTTCACGCCGGCCTCGCTCAAAGCAGGAATGAGGCAAAGCTGGGAGCTCTGTGCACTGGGGAAGGCACCCCCGGGAGCACCGCGTGGGCCCTGCGGGTGTTTTGGGGGATGTTCACGTGAAGGATGAGCTCGGTGAGAAATGGGGCTCCTTGGAGGAGCCAACCTGGTGCTCAGCAAATGGGCCCGATGCTGCTGAACCCCGtggggcttttggggaggctggaggGGCCCTGGGGACTGCTGGCTCCCTGTGACACCTCTGTGCATTTTCCTGCCTGCTGGCCCGTGTCCCCTGTTCCTATTTTTAAACAGCCCCTTCATGGAAACTGGGAAATTCCTCCCTGGAGTGCTGCTGAGCTGCAACATCTGGCAAGCTCGAGGAGGATCTGCACCATGCAAAGACGGCGCTCTGCCCGCGGAGCCGGTTTCCCCGGCCGGGTAACACGGAGATGGTGCCCGGGAGCCCGATGGGGGAGCCGGGCAGGAGCCCGGGGAAGCGCTGGCAACCCACCGAGGTGAGGCCaaggggagaaaagcagaaggcaggAAGAAACGCTCAGGTGGTTTTTAGGGCAGCTTGAGGTCCCCGTGGGGAGCGTGGAGTTGCTCCAGCCCTCCTTGGCCTCCTTGTGCATGGGgggaatttataaaaaaaaaaaaaaaaaaaaaaaaaggaggcgaAGAAGCAGATAAGGctgaggagggggagaggtggCTCTGGGCTTATCTGCTCTGCCGCGGAGGTGTCTGGAAGGCCATCTCCAGATGGACCCAGGAGTCCCGCGGGCGCTGTTAGCACCTTCCTATCGCGGCAGAGCCGCCGCTGCCAGCAAAACGCTCATGTCTATATTCAGCCCCCGTCCCCTTAACCCTCGCGGCGTCGGCCGCGCCGAGGCGGCCCGAGCCCCGTGCGCTGGCCGCCGCTCTCTTACCTCGCAAGCCGTTGGCCAGCTTGTATTCCCCGGCGGGCATTTGCAGCCGGGTGCTTTCTGCTTCCAGCAGCGTCCTGGAAGGAGAGGAGTGGGCTTACGTGGGCACGGCGGCGGGAGCATCCGTGCAAGAGCTGCCCCTGGGCTAGGTCTCCCTTGCTTTaggggtaaactgaggcacggaggggcTAGGGATGGTTTTGCACAGCGTCGCTCCGGCAGCCTTGCTTGCAGCCCCGGCCTCGGCGCAGGGTCCGGGGCACCCagcgggctgcggggccggggcagccctttccccagGGAACTGCAGCTCTTTGCAAAGGAGCTTCCCCCCTGGCCGGGGCTCTCGTCCcatccccccggccccgggaTTAGCGTCGGCGCCGGGTGACATCATGCTCTGGCGGGGAGGCCCCTTCGCCGGGGCTGCCCCTATTCTCATGCTAATTGTCCCCCCTAGTCCTCTCCCAGGCTGCCTTTGTCCGAGGCCATCTGGAAGGGCCGGGCTGGGAGAGGGGGCGCCGAGCTGGCCGCGGCGGTGGCCCGGCCGGGGACCTCACCTGTAGGTCGCCACTTCCAAGCTCAGGGACATCTTCAGGTGCATGAGCTGCTGCCTGTCCTCCAGCACCTGGGCGATCTGCACGCGCAGAGCCTGCTTCTCCTGCTCCAGGGCCTCGAGCGCCAGCTGCGGGCAGCAAGCACGGCGGGACGACGAGGTCAgggctgctctgccgcccgcctGCGTCCCTGCTCGAGCTGGGACGTGGctgatcccccccccctccaccccaccagCAGCGTGAGGGGTCTGGGTGGCTTTCACTGGTGGCTGATCCCTCCCTCCCCTTGGGCGCTCTTCCTCCCCGTCCTCGCCCTCTGGTTGCACGGGAAATAATCGCTCCGTCCCCCTTCCTGCCATGGGAGCCAAAGGACGTGGGTGAGCTGGCCGTGACTTGGCTCCAACAAGCGTCTACTTCCTAATCGGCGGCACCGGGGGAAGGACACGCTTGCCGGGGTCTGTGCAAACCCTGGGAGCGGCTCATGCTTCCCTGGGTCCCCGAGCATCCCAGGGGATGCTGCAGGgtgaggggtgctgggggcgctTGGCCTGGGCACGGGGCCACCGAGGGaaggcagcagcgaggagagcgaTGCacgaggagaggagggagcagggcgcCAAAAGCGCGTGAGCCGGAGGCGGCCGAACGGAGGAGGAACGAAAAGGCCGGCtgggcggcgggagccggagcGCGACGCCGGCGTGGGAAAGAGACGCGTTTCGGGCGAGCGGCCGCGACGCCCTTTCGCTCCGCTGGAGCTTTCGGACCTGGAACAAAGAGGGACCCCTTGCCCACGGGGCTGGCGCTCCGCGGTGCCGGTTGCTCCCGTCGGCGGGCCCTGGCCGTTCCCGGCATTTCCAGCCCCTtctccgccgcggccccccccgcccgtAGCCTCCTCCGCTGAATTATTTTTGCAGCTGTCCGGCCGCAGCTGCAGCGAAGTCGGCTGGAGTTTGTCCTTCCTTTAAGCCTCCCCGCCGGCTTGACCCCGGTCCcggctcccagcagctgggggaGCGATGGCAAGGGGCTGCCGTTTCCCCTGGGAAAATCCGCCGATGCCGGAGGGGAAAAGCCTCCCGGCCGGTTGAGAAACCGAGTCAGGGCGCAGGGGAGGACCCGCTGGCTCAGAGGGGATCCCCTGCAGCGGTGCCGCCTCGGGTCCCTCTTGTCCCAGGGCCAAGGATGTCACCGAGCTGCTCCTCCTCCCGCCCTCTGCCTCGTCTCCCAGCTGCAACTTATCCCGAGCTGCTGCCGGGCCATCCGGTCCTCCCCAGGGCTCTTCCTCCTGGGATTTGCTCCCTCCTTGGCTTTGCTTCCACCTACCCCGGCGGCGGGTGCCTTCCCCCCTCGGGCTGCGCTGCCTTCCCCGAGACGGGGTGCCGACGCGGCAGCTCTCCCCTCCTGCCTTCACCCACCTGGAACTTCTCGGCCTCCCCTCTCTGCTCCTGCCACTGGCGCGACAGGCTTTCCTCCAGCATGTCCTTCCGCGCTTTGAGCCCCGCCAGGTCCTTCTCCAGGTGCCGCAGctgcagctggctctgctggTTGTCTTCCACTGCTTTCCAGAGGTTctccttggcttggcagagggagCTCTCCAGCTGGGACACCTC contains:
- the NES gene encoding nestin isoform X1, encoding MLSMEGLVGTRALGEESLQMWDLNKRLEAYLARVKFLEEENEVLRAEIQSAKGSPGEDSWRTKYEEELRALRATLDDAFREKCSAELARDNLYEEIQHVKSRCQKEQAAREEAKKQLSMSKKELEEERRAQIWLKERALQLEKEVEALLEVHEEEKAGLDHEIASFSQSLESFRCVSVAFQPVEVEDYSKRLSEIWKGAVETYKTEVSQLESSLCQAKENLWKAVEDNQQSQLQLRHLEKDLAGLKARKDMLEESLSRQWQEQRGEAEKFQLALEALEQEKQALRVQIAQVLEDRQQLMHLKMSLSLEVATYRTLLEAESTRLQMPAGEYKLANGLRDVKLEASASKLQPATPESRRLLSWDHRTSPSVFPKAEAKMQLAKTQSEALKALTPKSKSPVTREFQKINSVLQSPALKAAGAARDLGAAGRSAPSPVPPSGALPAAGAEATARPHSPERPEPLSLTAPEPSENKHPHEEAKDEKTQDLSEEPPGKSPAPQLLYPDQLVTEALEDALKEVRDDAQPKEEPMLRAERATEGYRVGSTPELPGQTAADHPMEEVDGTEDANFEALLEERAGGDMHEEPDMERTAQQDGATSHLELGPSSEQEEESAPDFLVAAQSETETQEAMRSWEEEGSKEEEMQTLLSPEESGEPEFVRDAAGSPLGEDMLASSEPDAERWEGSTDHPSQAATAGGGLEEPEQGEDDVEAVSTEALHLSEDEERRGLWSPSREDEERDFSEAAKEVREEESLQKEIQATHACPMESHPVLPGEGHLEEDLVEREQESLGHQEMPLCETDPAVEEERREEMCPEHELSSTKESISAEALSRAEEDTTGEEIADRARDGEGEMGEPGEEALEGEDLKAEGKMLGPEDLRQEEVTLEQSGVLQENGFEDDTLEQEELETLPREEVLGSGDDDNFRKDHPEDWEMKGEEDTEGSPGTEDANVTPQEPAWVDDILTSTGVPESEETEGILPAEIEAAGKDDEDDTGSSLRSQQEPTPQSETEQEAEPALGLVREAQEGHQDQLAQAPGDAPGPGGSEEPAAAPEASWEAQARAEDAEDELPSEPEEPEKASTGSAAFHQAPGDYAESDERQEEDAQRTEELGQEPGTSKSIQLEDTLPDNTPLHLYEGQMLAAIARSPTPRAGEDAAEPAPASEIALEDEGELEGSHRPITPLKESHEEEEEAGMESAPAAECAEEEEGYFMVSAPNQEAPSSEDAEISEDFEEIKVEATEANKDDLKAPRETSPAPEDEGHFEALAGQADEGIKTPTEEREMPKAGDFTAELEEAMPAAELGSAPGEGRSAGIADGPEQGAESPDADSGAREGRGRSEGFAAAEPESEASRGAEFLSRDSPGQPGTEEPFPEQEDESGTAELSPPREAAPEESAPGKQPSPAPEEETADGESLPPAEEEQTSDADPPPPGSSQEADDQGRSHPGQDGFTGTNQDNADGLDLAAKTPAHVMKDSDILEIVEQALEFNQELMLGARLAEAEQQAPGGTEPTRPPRELGEDDGDSSPASSSEEEPTVQETPAAAAPSAEEPATSGTVQAENRELNGLRSEASLEDLAEIPAELPNGVGEAQPEQERLGKVPLAQELPGEETEPTATSATPEGPGYGETAAGKNPTPPLGKGVGTESASGPGAEVLRLVPSQPPRCQLKDEQESWSSEDD
- the NES gene encoding nestin isoform X2, with amino-acid sequence MHLKMSLSLEVATYRTLLEAESTRLQMPAGEYKLANGLRDVKLEASASKLQPATPESRRLLSWDHRTSPSVFPKAEAKMQLAKTQSEALKALTPKSKSPVTREFQKINSVLQSPALKAAGAARDLGAAGRSAPSPVPPSGALPAAGAEATARPHSPERPEPLSLTAPEPSENKHPHEEAKDEKTQDLSEEPPGKSPAPQLLYPDQLVTEALEDALKEVRDDAQPKEEPMLRAERATEGYRVGSTPELPGQTAADHPMEEVDGTEDANFEALLEERAGGDMHEEPDMERTAQQDGATSHLELGPSSEQEEESAPDFLVAAQSETETQEAMRSWEEEGSKEEEMQTLLSPEESGEPEFVRDAAGSPLGEDMLASSEPDAERWEGSTDHPSQAATAGGGLEEPEQGEDDVEAVSTEALHLSEDEERRGLWSPSREDEERDFSEAAKEVREEESLQKEIQATHACPMESHPVLPGEGHLEEDLVEREQESLGHQEMPLCETDPAVEEERREEMCPEHELSSTKESISAEALSRAEEDTTGEEIADRARDGEGEMGEPGEEALEGEDLKAEGKMLGPEDLRQEEVTLEQSGVLQENGFEDDTLEQEELETLPREEVLGSGDDDNFRKDHPEDWEMKGEEDTEGSPGTEDANVTPQEPAWVDDILTSTGVPESEETEGILPAEIEAAGKDDEDDTGSSLRSQQEPTPQSETEQEAEPALGLVREAQEGHQDQLAQAPGDAPGPGGSEEPAAAPEASWEAQARAEDAEDELPSEPEEPEKASTGSAAFHQAPGDYAESDERQEEDAQRTEELGQEPGTSKSIQLEDTLPDNTPLHLYEGQMLAAIARSPTPRAGEDAAEPAPASEIALEDEGELEGSHRPITPLKESHEEEEEAGMESAPAAECAEEEEGYFMVSAPNQEAPSSEDAEISEDFEEIKVEATEANKDDLKAPRETSPAPEDEGHFEALAGQADEGIKTPTEEREMPKAGDFTAELEEAMPAAELGSAPGEGRSAGIADGPEQGAESPDADSGAREGRGRSEGFAAAEPESEASRGAEFLSRDSPGQPGTEEPFPEQEDESGTAELSPPREAAPEESAPGKQPSPAPEEETADGESLPPAEEEQTSDADPPPPGSSQEADDQGRSHPGQDGFTGTNQDNADGLDLAAKTPAHVMKDSDILEIVEQALEFNQELMLGARLAEAEQQAPGGTEPTRPPRELGEDDGDSSPASSSEEEPTVQETPAAAAPSAEEPATSGTVQAENRELNGLRSEASLEDLAEIPAELPNGVGEAQPEQERLGKVPLAQELPGEETEPTATSATPEGPGYGETAAGKNPTPPLGKGVGTESASGPGAEVLRLVPSQPPRCQLKDEQESWSSEDD